From one uncultured Paludibacter sp. genomic stretch:
- a CDS encoding conserved exported hypothetical protein (Evidence 4 : Unknown function but conserved in other organisms) encodes MHAPMKNIKTLFFVLLLLSCFSVQAQRKMRQFPNVTEMHEHKWKAITGQVKLTPEEMSAVKPIFLEYEQAVWKIHQERRDAIMDFNKNKRKADIDYNSLNNKYVNFEIKQALLLRAYHLRLKKILKPETLFNYYRAERMFKRKLLRNMPPPPPDEKEEN; translated from the coding sequence ATGCACGCACCTATGAAAAATATAAAAACTCTTTTTTTTGTATTATTACTTTTATCTTGTTTTTCGGTACAGGCGCAACGAAAAATGCGTCAGTTCCCGAATGTAACGGAAATGCATGAACACAAATGGAAAGCTATAACAGGACAAGTGAAACTAACCCCTGAAGAAATGAGTGCTGTAAAACCTATATTTTTGGAATACGAACAAGCTGTTTGGAAAATTCACCAAGAACGCAGAGATGCCATAATGGATTTCAATAAAAACAAAAGGAAAGCCGACATTGATTATAATTCATTGAACAATAAATACGTGAATTTTGAAATAAAACAAGCTTTGTTGTTACGCGCATATCATTTGAGACTAAAAAAAATACTAAAACCTGAAACATTATTTAATTATTATAGAGCGGAACGGATGTTCAAGCGCAAATTACTTCGAAATATGCCTCCACCGCCTCCTGATGAAAAAGAAGAAAATTAA
- a CDS encoding 4-alpha-glucanotransferase: MQLYFLLNYRAVWGQALHIQIFDEQNQLHEYAMKCVTDDKWKISVKYPSEYIPSAYRYVIKNTNGTVQLECNGLRKFHTLSIENDTHFIDYWRDFNGESVFNTVAFTDCFFKRKKAPVHKKTESSDLTLQLHCPQMESDRHFAIIGNQPMLGNWDVNKKIRLDESEFPIWSIKLNSKEIKFPLEYKYLIVDTKTDEVLAWGGGPNRLIKSVEKNTDTVVTDENLIRTIPSFKTAGVALPMFSLRSEEGFGTGEFLDMIKLIDWAKQTGQRIIQTLPINDTILYHTNYDSYPYNAVSVYALHPIYLRMEQMGTLKDKKIIEYFKEKKELLNKNKFSDYQNVLNEKWKYFKAIFAQESANIFESEDYKLFFEKNKVWLVPYAAFSYLRDINKTPEFGKWKKYKTYHKEEIEEFSSSESPHYKEIAFYYFLQYHLHIQLTEVRNYAHKNGIAIKSDVPIGVSPRSVDAWVEPQLFNTNMQAGAPPDDFSVTGQNWGFPTYNWEEMEKDGYQWWKKRFQKFVEYFDAYRIDHILGFFRIWEIPEKDVWALTGSFNPALPYSTHELQHKGLWWDEERFLKPYLKEHVIRAIFGKYAEDVMREYLVINGWQSFKFKPEFDTQKKIEAHFSSLGYNFTNKEIAIRDGLYELHCQVIFVKDNRRENMFHPRISMHSSYSFRDLPDHTRKILDSIYIEYFYHRHNEFWKEQALKKLPALISATNMLVCGEDLGMVPSTVPEVMRQLEMISLEIQRMPKKPNVEFAMPADAPYLSVCTTSTHDMNPIRAWWEENPAIIQRFYNRALGISGPAPEHCSAEIAERIVKQHLDSTAMLVILPWQDWMATNTKLRLKDPNAERINIPADPRNFWCYRMHLTLEKLLSEKKFNAKLKKMIQESGR, from the coding sequence ATGCAGTTATATTTTCTATTAAATTACCGTGCTGTTTGGGGACAAGCATTACACATTCAAATTTTTGACGAACAAAATCAACTTCATGAATACGCAATGAAGTGTGTTACTGATGACAAATGGAAAATAAGCGTTAAGTATCCCTCAGAGTATATTCCATCGGCTTATCGTTATGTAATAAAAAACACAAACGGTACCGTTCAGCTTGAATGTAACGGCTTGCGTAAATTTCATACGCTGTCTATTGAAAACGACACTCATTTTATTGATTATTGGCGTGATTTTAATGGAGAAAGTGTTTTTAATACAGTAGCTTTTACCGATTGTTTTTTCAAAAGAAAAAAAGCTCCTGTACACAAAAAAACAGAATCATCGGATTTAACGCTACAGTTACATTGTCCACAAATGGAATCCGACAGGCATTTCGCAATTATTGGTAATCAACCCATGTTAGGAAATTGGGATGTAAATAAAAAAATACGCTTAGACGAGAGTGAATTTCCAATTTGGTCTATTAAATTGAATTCTAAAGAAATAAAATTTCCATTAGAATATAAGTATCTGATAGTTGACACAAAAACCGATGAAGTTCTGGCTTGGGGTGGCGGACCAAACAGGTTGATAAAATCTGTTGAAAAAAACACAGACACCGTTGTTACAGATGAAAACCTTATCCGTACTATTCCTTCTTTCAAGACAGCAGGTGTAGCTTTGCCAATGTTTTCCCTCCGAAGTGAAGAAGGTTTTGGCACCGGTGAGTTTTTAGATATGATTAAACTTATTGACTGGGCAAAACAAACCGGACAGCGTATCATTCAAACACTCCCTATAAATGACACCATTCTTTATCACACCAATTACGATTCTTACCCGTACAACGCTGTTTCGGTATATGCATTACATCCTATTTATCTTCGGATGGAGCAAATGGGAACATTAAAAGACAAAAAAATAATCGAATATTTTAAAGAGAAAAAAGAGTTACTGAATAAAAATAAATTTTCCGATTATCAGAATGTTCTGAATGAGAAATGGAAATACTTCAAAGCCATTTTTGCACAAGAAAGCGCTAATATTTTTGAATCGGAAGATTACAAACTTTTTTTTGAAAAAAATAAAGTATGGTTAGTACCGTATGCCGCATTTTCTTACTTAAGAGATATAAATAAAACTCCTGAGTTTGGGAAATGGAAAAAATATAAAACATATCATAAGGAAGAAATTGAAGAATTTTCAAGCTCAGAAAGCCCTCACTATAAAGAAATTGCATTTTATTATTTTCTTCAGTATCATCTACACATACAACTTACCGAAGTGCGAAATTATGCCCACAAAAACGGAATAGCAATAAAAAGTGATGTTCCTATAGGTGTAAGTCCTCGAAGCGTAGATGCGTGGGTAGAACCGCAGCTTTTCAACACGAATATGCAGGCAGGAGCGCCTCCCGATGATTTTTCGGTAACGGGACAAAACTGGGGATTTCCTACCTACAATTGGGAAGAAATGGAAAAGGACGGCTATCAATGGTGGAAAAAACGTTTTCAGAAATTTGTGGAATATTTCGATGCGTACCGAATTGATCATATTTTAGGATTTTTCCGCATTTGGGAAATTCCTGAAAAAGACGTCTGGGCATTAACTGGCAGTTTTAATCCTGCATTACCTTATTCTACACACGAGCTTCAACATAAAGGGCTTTGGTGGGATGAAGAACGTTTTCTGAAACCATATTTAAAAGAGCACGTTATAAGAGCCATTTTTGGGAAATATGCCGAAGATGTAATGCGGGAATATTTAGTGATTAACGGCTGGCAAAGTTTTAAATTCAAGCCTGAATTTGATACGCAAAAGAAAATTGAAGCACATTTTTCATCGCTGGGGTATAATTTTACGAATAAAGAAATAGCTATTCGCGATGGACTTTATGAATTACATTGCCAGGTAATTTTTGTAAAAGACAACAGACGAGAAAACATGTTTCATCCCCGTATTTCTATGCATAGCTCTTATAGCTTTAGAGATTTGCCTGACCATACGCGTAAGATATTGGATAGCATTTATATAGAATATTTTTATCATCGCCATAACGAATTTTGGAAAGAACAAGCGTTAAAAAAACTTCCTGCACTTATTTCAGCTACAAATATGTTGGTTTGCGGCGAGGATTTGGGAATGGTTCCATCAACAGTGCCGGAAGTAATGAGACAATTGGAGATGATTAGTTTGGAAATTCAACGAATGCCGAAAAAACCGAATGTGGAATTCGCTATGCCTGCCGATGCTCCTTATTTATCGGTTTGCACCACTTCTACACACGATATGAATCCAATACGCGCTTGGTGGGAAGAAAATCCGGCTATCATACAGCGTTTTTACAATCGTGCATTGGGAATTTCAGGTCCCGCTCCGGAACACTGTAGCGCAGAAATTGCAGAACGAATCGTAAAGCAACATTTAGATTCAACAGCAATGTTAGTAATACTTCCCTGGCAAGATTGGATGGCAACCAATACTAAACTTCGACTAAAAGATCCGAATGCAGAACGCATTAATATTCCGGCAGATCCGCGAAATTTTTGGTGTTACCGCATGCATTTGACGTTGGAAAAATTATTATCTGAAAAGAAATTCAATGCTAAACTCAAAAAAATGATTCAGGAAAGCGGAAGATGA
- a CDS encoding Phosphoribosylformylglycinamidine cyclo-ligase, translating to MNNERYNQRGVSASKEDVHNAIKNIDKGIFPKAFCKIIPDFLGNDPEYCNIMHADGAGTKSSLAYIYWRETGDLSVWKGIAQDALIMNIDDLICVGATDNILLSSTIGRNKNLIPGEVISAIINGTNELVEELREMGVNIYPTGGETADVGDLVRTIIVDSTVTCRMKLSDVIDNANIQADDVIVGLSSSGKATYEKEYNGGMGSNGLTSARHDVFANYLAEKYPESYNNDIPKKLAYSGGCKLTDKIEGLNIDAGKLVLSPTRTYAPVIKTILEKLRPHIHGMVHCSGGAQTKILHFIDNLKVVKNNLFPVPPLFRLIQQQSNTDWKEMYKVFNMGHRMEIYLPKEFAQEVIDISRSFNIDAQIVGYCQFADKKQVVIESEFGRFEY from the coding sequence ATGAATAACGAAAGATACAATCAACGTGGAGTCTCCGCATCGAAAGAAGATGTGCACAATGCCATAAAAAATATCGACAAAGGGATTTTTCCCAAAGCATTCTGCAAAATTATTCCTGATTTTTTAGGAAATGACCCGGAATACTGCAACATTATGCATGCTGACGGCGCCGGCACAAAATCATCATTGGCTTACATTTATTGGCGCGAAACAGGAGATTTATCCGTATGGAAAGGAATTGCGCAAGATGCGTTGATTATGAATATTGATGATTTGATTTGTGTAGGCGCAACCGATAATATCTTACTTTCATCTACCATTGGAAGAAATAAAAATCTCATTCCCGGTGAAGTGATTTCTGCCATCATAAATGGAACAAACGAATTGGTAGAAGAATTACGTGAAATGGGAGTGAATATTTACCCTACGGGCGGCGAAACTGCTGATGTAGGCGATTTGGTGCGGACAATTATAGTGGACAGCACCGTTACCTGTCGGATGAAACTTTCCGATGTTATTGACAATGCGAATATTCAGGCTGACGATGTAATTGTAGGGCTATCTTCATCAGGGAAAGCTACTTACGAAAAGGAATACAACGGAGGTATGGGAAGTAACGGACTTACTTCTGCCCGCCACGATGTTTTTGCAAATTATCTGGCAGAAAAATATCCCGAAAGTTACAACAACGATATACCTAAAAAATTAGCGTATTCCGGCGGGTGCAAATTAACCGACAAAATCGAAGGTCTAAACATTGATGCAGGAAAATTAGTTCTCTCTCCTACCCGCACATACGCGCCTGTGATAAAAACTATTTTGGAAAAACTTCGTCCGCATATTCACGGAATGGTACATTGTTCGGGTGGCGCACAAACAAAAATTCTCCATTTTATTGATAATCTGAAAGTAGTCAAAAACAATCTTTTCCCAGTTCCGCCACTATTTAGATTAATTCAGCAACAATCCAACACCGATTGGAAAGAGATGTACAAAGTATTTAACATGGGACACAGAATGGAAATTTATTTACCGAAAGAATTTGCACAAGAAGTGATTGATATTTCACGTTCGTTTAATATCGATGCTCAAATTGTGGGTTATTGCCAATTTGCAGACAAAAAACAAGTTGTAATAGAGAGTGAATTTGGAAGATTTGAGTATTAA
- a CDS encoding hypothetical protein (Evidence 5 : Unknown function) gives MSNRNFSVSLHSQKTNGTIAQLVEQRTENPCVPGSIPGGTTERIKEKTGEVFSFIFN, from the coding sequence TTGTCGAATCGAAATTTTAGTGTATCTTTGCACTCGCAAAAAACAAATGGTACCATAGCTCAGTTGGTAGAGCAAAGGACTGAAAATCCTTGTGTCCCCGGTTCGATTCCTGGTGGTACCACGGAAAGAATAAAAGAGAAAACTGGGGAAGTTTTCTCTTTTATTTTTAACTAA
- the bipA gene encoding GTP-binding protein (Evidence 2a : Function from experimental evidences in other organisms; PubMedId : 7783627, 9298646, 9622352, 9642082; Product type f : factor), with protein MQKIRNIAIIAHVDHGKTTLVDKMLFAGHLFRENENAGELIMDSNDLERERGITILAKNVSIEYNGVKINVIDTPGHADFGGEVERVLNMADGVLLLVDAFEGPMPQTRFVLQKALQMGLKPIVVINKVDKPNCRPDEVHEMVFDLMYHLDATEEQLDFHTVYGSAKQNWMSEDWKTPTDNIKPLLDAIIEYIPAPIQLEGTPQMLITSLDYSSYVGRIAIGRVHRGTLREGMDVALCKRDGRVIKSKIKELHTFTGLGRTKATEVKSGDICALVGIDGFEIGDTVADLQNPEPLKPIAIDEPTMSMTFTNNDSPFFGKEGKYVTSRHIHERLMKELDKNLALRVEKNIDSDIWHVYGRGVLHLSILIETMRREGYELQVGQPQVIFKEIDGVKCEPVEQMTINLPEDCSGKIIEMTAMRKGEMVSMEMVGDRVQLEFLIPSRGIIGLRNSVLTASAGEAIMSHRFLEYQPYKGEIEKRNNGSIIAMETGTAYAYALDKLQDRGKFFIHPQTEVYAGQVVGESSKEGDMVVNVTKSKKLTNMRASGADDKAKLAPPIIFSLEEALEYIKEDEYVEVTPQSIRLRKIYLDENERKRMAKK; from the coding sequence ATGCAAAAAATTAGAAACATAGCTATTATCGCCCACGTTGACCACGGAAAAACTACGCTTGTAGATAAAATGTTATTTGCCGGACATCTTTTCAGGGAAAATGAAAATGCCGGCGAATTGATTATGGATAGCAACGATTTGGAACGTGAACGCGGAATAACCATTTTAGCTAAAAATGTTTCCATCGAATATAACGGAGTTAAAATTAATGTGATAGACACACCGGGACACGCCGATTTTGGAGGCGAAGTAGAACGTGTTTTGAATATGGCAGACGGAGTTTTGTTATTGGTAGACGCTTTTGAAGGACCGATGCCACAAACGCGATTTGTGCTTCAAAAAGCATTACAAATGGGATTAAAACCCATTGTGGTGATAAATAAAGTAGATAAACCAAACTGCCGTCCGGATGAGGTTCATGAAATGGTGTTCGATTTAATGTATCATTTGGATGCAACAGAAGAACAACTTGATTTCCACACCGTTTACGGTTCAGCAAAACAAAACTGGATGTCTGAAGATTGGAAAACGCCTACAGACAATATTAAACCTTTGCTGGATGCCATCATTGAATATATTCCCGCTCCAATTCAGCTGGAAGGAACACCTCAAATGTTAATCACCTCTTTAGATTATTCTTCGTATGTGGGACGCATTGCTATCGGACGCGTTCACAGAGGAACACTAAGAGAAGGAATGGATGTCGCCCTCTGCAAACGAGACGGACGAGTGATAAAATCAAAAATCAAAGAACTCCACACGTTTACAGGTTTGGGACGCACGAAAGCAACAGAGGTAAAATCGGGCGATATTTGTGCTTTGGTAGGAATTGACGGTTTTGAAATAGGAGATACTGTTGCTGACTTGCAAAACCCCGAACCATTAAAACCAATTGCCATTGATGAACCTACAATGAGTATGACTTTTACAAATAATGATTCTCCTTTTTTTGGAAAAGAAGGAAAATACGTTACTTCGCGCCATATTCATGAACGTTTGATGAAAGAATTAGATAAGAATTTAGCATTGAGAGTGGAAAAAAACATTGATTCCGATATTTGGCACGTTTACGGACGAGGCGTTTTGCATTTATCTATTTTGATAGAAACAATGCGTCGCGAAGGTTATGAGCTTCAGGTTGGTCAACCGCAAGTTATTTTCAAAGAAATTGATGGTGTGAAATGCGAACCGGTTGAACAAATGACCATTAATTTACCGGAAGATTGTTCGGGAAAAATTATAGAAATGACGGCAATGCGAAAAGGTGAAATGGTAAGTATGGAAATGGTCGGCGATCGTGTTCAATTGGAATTTTTAATTCCTTCGCGTGGAATCATCGGACTGAGAAACAGCGTATTGACAGCGTCGGCAGGTGAAGCGATTATGTCGCATCGTTTTCTTGAATATCAACCCTACAAAGGTGAAATTGAAAAACGCAACAATGGCTCGATTATTGCTATGGAAACTGGTACAGCGTATGCTTATGCATTGGACAAATTACAAGATCGTGGGAAATTCTTCATTCATCCTCAAACTGAAGTATATGCAGGGCAGGTTGTTGGTGAAAGTTCCAAAGAAGGAGATATGGTAGTAAATGTTACCAAATCGAAAAAACTAACCAATATGCGCGCTTCGGGAGCTGATGATAAAGCCAAACTTGCTCCGCCCATTATTTTCAGTTTAGAAGAAGCGTTGGAATATATTAAAGAGGATGAGTATGTAGAGGTTACGCCTCAAAGTATACGTTTACGGAAAATTTATTTGGATGAAAATGAGAGAAAACGTATGGCAAAAAAATAA
- a CDS encoding conserved exported hypothetical protein (Evidence 4 : Unknown function but conserved in other organisms) yields the protein MKNRILLLIVASVLLSFSAKAQFGIRVGVNMASEINSFNQEDIKNSFKSSNLTGYQVGLVYQTYTKGLGFEVGALLSQKGSVYQIDTTTTLTGNLTEAYKEINCINIPLNLRYRINIGPIGVFGLAGIYGDYALNGKTVVEALNYEKKQSFDDVMDRIDYGYTLGLGVEALKKIQLGLNWSRALKKKDASKSFSDINNYQLDKSTARLFSVNLTYLF from the coding sequence ATGAAAAATAGAATCTTATTACTTATTGTGGCAAGTGTTTTGCTATCATTTTCAGCAAAAGCACAATTTGGTATTCGCGTAGGCGTGAATATGGCAAGTGAAATTAATTCTTTTAATCAGGAAGATATAAAGAATAGTTTCAAGTCAAGTAATTTAACCGGTTATCAAGTAGGATTGGTATATCAAACCTATACTAAAGGACTTGGTTTTGAAGTAGGCGCATTGCTTTCGCAAAAAGGGAGCGTATATCAAATAGACACGACAACAACTCTTACTGGTAATTTGACAGAAGCATATAAAGAAATCAATTGTATAAATATCCCTCTTAATTTAAGGTATAGAATTAATATTGGACCTATTGGAGTGTTTGGGCTCGCAGGAATTTATGGTGATTATGCTCTAAATGGAAAAACTGTAGTAGAAGCATTAAATTATGAAAAAAAACAATCCTTTGATGATGTAATGGATAGAATTGATTACGGATACACGTTAGGATTGGGTGTTGAAGCTCTTAAAAAAATACAGCTTGGGCTAAACTGGAGTAGAGCTTTAAAGAAAAAAGATGCCAGCAAAAGTTTTTCCGACATCAATAACTATCAACTTGATAAATCTACAGCCAGATTATTTTCCGTTAATTTAACGTATTTATTCTAA
- a CDS encoding conserved hypothetical protein (Evidence 4 : Unknown function but conserved in other organisms), producing MNIEDLREYCLSLKGAEETFPFDDVTLVMKVGGKMFALIPLDEVNASISLKCDPDLAIELRERYNCVQPGYHFNKNHWNTVYISSEITSSQIQEWINLSYNLVKISLPKRLKEKLE from the coding sequence ATGAACATCGAAGATCTACGTGAATATTGTCTCTCATTAAAAGGAGCGGAAGAAACTTTTCCGTTTGATGATGTTACGCTGGTGATGAAAGTAGGAGGGAAGATGTTTGCACTTATTCCTTTGGATGAAGTAAACGCTTCGATATCATTAAAATGCGACCCTGATTTAGCAATTGAACTGCGTGAAAGATATAACTGTGTTCAACCCGGTTATCATTTTAATAAAAACCATTGGAACACAGTCTATATTTCGTCTGAAATTACTTCGAGCCAAATCCAAGAATGGATAAATCTTTCTTACAATTTGGTGAAAATCTCATTGCCGAAGCGGTTAAAAGAAAAATTAGAATAA
- a CDS encoding conserved hypothetical protein (Evidence 4 : Unknown function but conserved in other organisms) translates to MKKKAFITAIAAIVLLFSFNIQLIAGNINIKGSVISSGKGIGNVMITDGKNVVSTDEKGNYKMITTTESDFIYYSLPKGYNSPVMDGVPVFYSTLQKDKKEQIVNFEIYKSAVSQQKHAFILWADPQVAEKSEFELLEKVKQDVQSTIAKLQPKMPVHAISAGDLVFDKLPYFQDYKNVLKGLNIPFYQVIGNHDMDYNERSNELSDKSYSLSFGPSHYSFNVGNIHYVVLKDVFYYGFTYRYIGYIDEAQLLWLEKDLEFVKPGSTVVLTVHIPTTYGETKEPLNYNYSMSNQVMNKKALFNILKPYNTHILAGHSHTQWNTVLTPNILEHVHAAACAAWWQGEICTDGSPKGYTVYLVDNDNLSWYFKGVSLDKSEQFRVYNTGTDSEIPDYFIANVYNYDPQWKVSWYEDGVYRGEMQQYWGKDPLAAITYKPGENKKYSWLSIGETNHLFKAKPEKAESEITVVVKDRFGNVYKKEIQNIK, encoded by the coding sequence ATGAAAAAGAAAGCGTTTATTACAGCCATTGCCGCAATCGTTTTGTTGTTTAGTTTTAATATACAACTTATAGCGGGTAACATAAATATAAAAGGCAGCGTAATATCTTCGGGAAAAGGAATCGGCAACGTGATGATTACCGATGGGAAAAATGTCGTGTCGACTGATGAAAAAGGAAATTATAAAATGATAACGACAACAGAAAGTGATTTTATTTACTATTCGTTACCAAAAGGTTATAACTCTCCTGTAATGGATGGAGTACCTGTTTTTTATTCTACTCTGCAAAAAGATAAAAAAGAACAAATCGTAAATTTTGAAATATATAAATCTGCGGTTTCTCAACAAAAACACGCATTTATTCTTTGGGCAGACCCACAAGTTGCAGAAAAAAGCGAGTTTGAATTACTCGAAAAAGTAAAACAAGATGTACAATCTACCATAGCGAAACTTCAACCAAAAATGCCGGTTCACGCAATATCTGCAGGAGATTTGGTTTTTGATAAATTGCCTTATTTTCAGGATTATAAAAACGTATTGAAAGGTTTAAACATTCCATTTTATCAGGTTATAGGAAATCATGATATGGATTATAACGAACGTTCAAATGAACTTTCAGATAAATCCTACTCATTGTCATTCGGACCTTCTCATTACTCTTTCAATGTAGGAAATATACACTATGTAGTACTGAAAGATGTTTTTTATTACGGTTTCACTTATCGATATATTGGTTATATTGATGAAGCTCAACTTTTGTGGTTGGAAAAAGATCTTGAGTTTGTGAAGCCGGGAAGTACAGTGGTTTTAACTGTTCATATACCTACAACTTACGGAGAAACAAAAGAACCACTGAATTATAATTATTCTATGTCAAATCAAGTGATGAATAAAAAAGCATTATTTAATATCTTGAAACCCTACAATACGCATATTCTTGCAGGTCACAGTCATACCCAATGGAATACGGTTTTGACGCCAAATATTTTAGAACACGTACATGCTGCTGCGTGTGCTGCGTGGTGGCAAGGAGAAATTTGTACCGATGGTTCTCCTAAAGGTTATACTGTATATTTGGTGGATAATGACAATTTGTCGTGGTATTTCAAAGGGGTTAGTCTTGATAAATCGGAACAATTTAGGGTATACAATACGGGAACAGATTCGGAAATACCGGACTATTTTATAGCAAATGTGTATAATTATGATCCTCAATGGAAAGTTTCATGGTACGAAGACGGAGTTTACAGAGGAGAAATGCAACAATATTGGGGAAAAGACCCGCTCGCTGCAATTACTTATAAACCGGGTGAAAATAAAAAATACTCATGGTTAAGTATTGGCGAAACAAATCACTTATTTAAAGCTAAACCCGAAAAAGCTGAATCGGAAATTACTGTGGTGGTAAAAGACAGATTTGGGAATGTTTATAAAAAAGAAATCCAAAATATAAAATGA
- a CDS encoding conserved hypothetical protein (Evidence 4 : Unknown function but conserved in other organisms) — protein sequence MNFYVSCSPLWIEIMNYSDISIQRLKNQQIVQSCFSSSKQLVEWMGAIQAQDLPMALLAIALRTKNSSVKSIEKTFNDGEIIRTHLMRPTWHIVSKDDIYWMLDLTAHSIKRMIGGRHNQLELSKEILSKANRLLEKNLQGSELTREKIAKIFSENNIRTDENRLSHFLMNAELEQLICSNSLKGRWQTYALLEEKVPDKKRLSREESILKLTERFFFSHAPATIADFAWWSFLPVKDIRWALEDLKSKFDSEKIEEETYYFPPETKENKTQKSSIHLLPAYDEFLISYKTKHISIANLHQRKAASVNGIFFPIIVENGQIIGTWKKVTSKKNMEIETTFFNENEIDLNNETQELLKLFI from the coding sequence TTGAATTTTTATGTTTCTTGTTCTCCTTTGTGGATTGAAATTATGAATTATTCTGATATTTCCATACAGCGATTGAAAAATCAGCAAATTGTCCAATCCTGTTTTTCTTCCTCCAAACAACTTGTGGAATGGATGGGAGCAATACAAGCGCAGGATTTACCCATGGCGTTGTTGGCAATTGCTTTACGAACAAAGAATAGTTCCGTAAAATCCATTGAAAAAACGTTTAACGACGGTGAAATAATCCGAACTCACTTGATGCGCCCGACGTGGCATATCGTGTCAAAAGATGATATTTATTGGATGCTGGATTTGACAGCTCATTCGATTAAAAGAATGATTGGAGGACGACACAATCAATTGGAATTAAGCAAAGAGATTTTGAGTAAAGCCAATAGATTATTAGAGAAAAATTTACAAGGAAGTGAACTTACCCGAGAAAAAATAGCTAAAATCTTCAGCGAAAATAATATCCGTACCGATGAAAATAGATTATCCCATTTTTTAATGAATGCTGAATTGGAGCAGCTTATTTGCAGCAATTCATTGAAAGGTCGTTGGCAAACTTATGCTTTACTGGAGGAAAAAGTGCCCGATAAGAAACGACTTTCGCGTGAAGAATCCATTTTGAAACTTACCGAACGATTTTTCTTTAGCCACGCTCCTGCAACCATTGCCGATTTTGCATGGTGGAGTTTTTTGCCTGTAAAAGATATTCGTTGGGCATTAGAGGATTTAAAAAGCAAATTTGATTCTGAAAAAATAGAAGAAGAAACATATTATTTTCCTCCTGAAACGAAGGAAAATAAAACTCAAAAATCGTCCATTCATTTGCTGCCTGCTTACGATGAATTTTTGATAAGTTATAAAACAAAACACATCAGCATCGCAAATTTACATCAAAGAAAAGCGGCTTCTGTGAATGGAATCTTTTTTCCAATTATAGTTGAAAACGGACAAATTATAGGAACGTGGAAAAAAGTAACATCCAAGAAAAACATGGAAATAGAAACAACTTTTTTTAATGAAAATGAAATTGATTTGAATAATGAAACACAGGAATTATTGAAATTATTTATCTAA